Proteins encoded by one window of Macaca fascicularis isolate 582-1 chromosome 10, T2T-MFA8v1.1:
- the IGLL5 gene encoding immunoglobulin lambda-like polypeptide 5 isoform X2 — translation MACCTQWLHRRAGTQTLEPQLEAADPAYRACGAGQPKASPTVTLFPPSSEELQANKATLVCLISDFYPGVVKVAWKADGSAVNAGVETTTPSKQSNNKYAASSYLSLTSDQWKSHKSYSCQVTHEGSTVEKTVAPAECS, via the exons ATGGCCTGCTGCACGCAATGGCTGCACCGCAGAGCAGGGACCCAGACCCTGGAGCCTCAGTTGGAAGCAGCCGATCCAGCCTACAGAGCCTGTGGGGCAG GTCAGCCCAAGGCTTCCCCCACGGTCACTCTGTTCCCGCCCTCCTCTGAGGAGCTCCAAGCAAACAAGGCCACACTAGTGTGTCTGATCAGTGACTTCTACCCGGGAGTCGTGAAAGTGGCCTGGAAGGCAGATGGCAGCGCTGTCAACGCGGGAGTGGAGACCACCACGCCCTccaaacaaagcaacaacaagTATGCGGCCAGCAGCTACCTGAGCCTGACGTCCGACCAGTGGAAGTCCCACAAGAGCTACAGCTGCCAGGTCACGCACGAAGGGAGCACTGTGGAGAAGACAGTGGCCCCTGCAGAATGTTCATAG
- the IGLL5 gene encoding immunoglobulin lambda-like polypeptide 5 isoform X3, protein MRTWGHRRTGQPKASPTVTLFPPSSEELQANKATLVCLISDFYPGVVKVAWKADGSAVNAGVETTTPSKQSNNKYAASSYLSLTSDQWKSHKSYSCQVTHEGSTVEKTVAPAECS, encoded by the exons ATGAGGACATGGGGACACAGAAGGACGG GTCAGCCCAAGGCTTCCCCCACGGTCACTCTGTTCCCGCCCTCCTCTGAGGAGCTCCAAGCAAACAAGGCCACACTAGTGTGTCTGATCAGTGACTTCTACCCGGGAGTCGTGAAAGTGGCCTGGAAGGCAGATGGCAGCGCTGTCAACGCGGGAGTGGAGACCACCACGCCCTccaaacaaagcaacaacaagTATGCGGCCAGCAGCTACCTGAGCCTGACGTCCGACCAGTGGAAGTCCCACAAGAGCTACAGCTGCCAGGTCACGCACGAAGGGAGCACTGTGGAGAAGACAGTGGCCCCTGCAGAATGTTCATAG
- the IGLL5 gene encoding immunoglobulin lambda-like polypeptide 5 isoform X4, translated as MTTGEQMRGQPKASPTVTLFPPSSEELQANKATLVCLISDFYPGVVKVAWKADGSAVNAGVETTTPSKQSNNKYAASSYLSLTSDQWKSHKSYSCQVTHEGSTVEKTVAPAECS; from the exons ATGACCACAGGGGAGCAAATGAGGG GTCAGCCCAAGGCTTCCCCCACGGTCACTCTGTTCCCGCCCTCCTCTGAGGAGCTCCAAGCAAACAAGGCCACACTAGTGTGTCTGATCAGTGACTTCTACCCGGGAGTCGTGAAAGTGGCCTGGAAGGCAGATGGCAGCGCTGTCAACGCGGGAGTGGAGACCACCACGCCCTccaaacaaagcaacaacaagTATGCGGCCAGCAGCTACCTGAGCCTGACGTCCGACCAGTGGAAGTCCCACAAGAGCTACAGCTGCCAGGTCACGCACGAAGGGAGCACTGTGGAGAAGACAGTGGCCCCTGCAGAATGTTCATAG